The Punica granatum isolate Tunisia-2019 chromosome 4, ASM765513v2, whole genome shotgun sequence genome has a window encoding:
- the LOC116203254 gene encoding protein DETOXIFICATION 49 — MNEPDILSPMIPKGLNSRFEHNLKWSQASLLIAEAKAIANLSVPMVLTGLLLYSRSMISMLFLGHLGELPLAGGSLAIGFANITGYSILSGLTMGMEPICGQAYGARRPKLLGLTVQRTVLLLLLTSIPILVLWLNMERILLLCGQENSIAAEAQSYILYSIPDLVLQSFLYPSRIYLRSQGVTMPLTWCTLFAVLLHIPTNYVLVDMLNLGTRGVSLSAVCTNFNLLLFLVAYILISRVHESTWAPVSLDCLRGWGPLVRLALPSCISVCLEWWWYEIMILLCGLLSNPQATVASMGVLIQTTALIYIFPSSLSFGVSTHVGNELGAGRPHNARLATITGLSFSFILGFMALSFAISVRNSWAELFAKDADIIALTSAVLPIIGLCELGNCPQTTGCGVLRGTARPKMGANINFGCFYVVGMPVALWLGFFAGFDFIGLWLGLLAAQASCVVSMLFVVAQTDWEHETRRAKQLTGGGAVGPMDEHHIEDSLSSQEKEKDGNLLV; from the coding sequence ATGAATGAGCCCGACATACTCTCTCCTATGATCCCAAAAGGGCTGAATTCTCGATTCGAGCACAACCTAAAATGGAGCCAAGCCTCCCTCTTGATCGCCGAGGCCAAAGCAATAGCCAACTTATCAGTCCCGATGGTGTTGACAGGCCTGTTGCTCTACTCGCGGTCCATGATCTCGATGCTCTTCTTGGGTCACCTCGGGGAACTACCTCTGGCCGGTGGCTCCCTCGCCATTGGATTCGCCAACATCACGGGCTACTCCATCCTCTCTGGCCTCACCATGGGCATGGAGCCAATCTGCGGCCAGGCCTATGGGGCCAGGAGGCCCAAACTCCTTGGCCTCACCGTCCAGCGCACTgtgctcctcctcctcctcaccTCGATTCCGATACTAGTCCTCTGGCTCAACATGGAGAGAATCTTGCTACTTTGCGGCCAAGAAAATAGCATAGCTGCAGAAGCCCAATCCTACATTCTCTACTCCATTCCTGATCTAGTTTTGCAATCTTTTCTCTACCCGAGCCGTATCTATCTGCGTTCGCAGGGAGTAACAATGCCACTCACTTGGTGCACTCTATTTGCGGTCCTCCTCCACATTCCTACTAATTATGTGCTTGTTGACATGCTCAACCTCGGCACTAGGGGTGTATCCCTTAGTGCTGTTTGTACAAATTTCAACCTACTCTTGTTTTTGGTGGCTTACATTTTAATTTCCCGCGTTCATGAGAGCACGTGGGCCCCGGTATCCCTCGACTGCCTCAGGGGCTGGGGACCGCTTGTGAGACTGGCTCTCCCGAGCTGCATCTCGGTGTGCCTGGAGTGGTGGTGGTATGAGATCATGATCCTACTATGCGGGCTGTTATCAAATCCCCAAGCCACAGTTGCATCCATGGGAGTCCTAATCCAAACGACGGCACTTATTTACATCTTCCCATCTTCTTTGAGCTTCGGTGTGTCTACTCATGTCGGGAACGAGTTGGGTGCAGGGCGGCCCCATAATGCTAGGCTTGCCACAATCACGGGGCTCTCCTTTAGCTTCATCCTAGGTTTCATGGCCTTGTCTTTCGCCATATCCGTGAGAAATTCATGGGCGGAGCTATTCGCAAAAGATGCCGACATAATAGCCCTAACTTCGGCAGTTCTGCCCATAATTGGGCTATGCGAGCTCGGGAACTGCCCCCAGACGACAGGCTGCGGGGTCCTTCGAGGAACTGCAAGGCCAAAGATGGGAGCGAACATTAACTTCGGATGCTTTTATGTGGTCGGGATGCCTGTGGCATTATGGCTTGGATTCTTTGCCGGATTCGACTTCATAGGACTGTGGCTTGGGTTATTAGCGGCCCAGGCCTCTTGCGTGGTGAGCATGTTGTTCGTAGTGGCCCAGACTGATTGGGAACATGAAACTCGGAGGGCGAAGCAGCTGACCGGCGGCGGAGCTGTTGGTCCCATGGATGAACATCATATCGAAGATTCTTTGAGCTCacaagagaaagaaaaggacgGCAATTTACTTGTTTAA
- the LOC116202922 gene encoding sugar transport protein 12-like — protein MAGGGIVTAPGKNYPGKLTFRVFITSLVAASGGLIFGYDLGISGGVTSMDSFLKEFFPSVYQKESTVKSSDDQYCKFNSQTLTLFTSSLYLAALFSSMIASWATRTFGRRVTMFFAGFLFFIGAIINGAAQNVAMLIVGRLFLGCGIGCANQSVPIYLSEVAPYKYRGALNMMFQLSITIGILVANLLNYEFAKIEGGWGWRLSLGGAVIPALLIILGSLFLPDTPNSLLERGKKEEAHRQLVKIRGVQDVDEEFNDLIAACESSKLVKSPWGNIWRRKYRPQLTMAFCIPLFQQLTGMNVFMFYAPVLFKTVGFGSNASLMSAVITGFVNCIATLVSITTVDKVGRRFLFIGGGLQMLIMQFIITAGIAWKFGLSGNPGPLPKWYAGGLVACICVYVAGFAWSWGPLGWLVPSEIFPLEIRSAAQSINVAVNMIFTFFVAQIFTWMLCHLKFGLFIFFAVWVIIMTAFICMLLPETKGVPIEEMQQVWRSHPYWKKYVCNDETADLTKNKKESTV, from the exons ATGGCTGGAGGCGGCATCGTGACAGCTCCCGGGAAGAATTACCCGGGCAAGCTCACTTTTCGTGTTTTCATCACTAGCCTTGTTGCTGCTTCAGGTGGTTTGATATTTGGTTATGATCTCGGAATTTCAG GTGGGGTGACATCTATGGACTCCTTTCTGAAGGAGTTCTTCCCCTCGGTATACCAGAAGGAATCCACGGTGAAATCCTCGGACGATCAGTACTGCAAGTTTAACAGTCAGACTCTCACGCTCTTCACGTCATCCCTCTATCTTGCCGCGCTGTTCTCTTCAATGATCGCATCCTGGGCGACCCGAACCTTTGGGAGGCGTGTCACCATGTTCTTTGCTgggtttcttttctttattgggGCCATCATAAATGGTGCCGCTCAGAACGTAGCGATGCTCATCGTCGGTCGGCTCTTCCTTGGATGTGGCATCGGGTGTGCCAATCAG TCTGTTCCGATCTACTTGTCAGAAGTGGCGCCATACAAGTACCGTGGCGCGTTGAACATGATGTTCCAGCTATCGATCACTATCGGTATCCTTGTTGCAAACTTGTTAAACTACGAGTTTGCCAAGATAGAGGGCGGCTGGGGGTGGCGGCTCAGCCTTGGTGGCGCTGTCATTCCGGCCCTTCTCATCATCCTCGGTTCCCTCTTTCTCCCTGACACCCCAAACTCCTTACTTGAGCGTGGCAAGAAAGAGGAAGCCCACCGGCAGTTGGTCAAGATTCGCGGTGTCCAGGATGTGGACGAGGAGTTCAACGACTTGATTGCTGCCTGCGAGTCCTCGAAGCTCGTAAAGAGCCCGTGGGGGAACATCTGGAGGCGCAAGTACCGGCCCCAGCTCACGATGGCCTTCTGCATCCCTCTCTTCCAGCAGCTCACTGGCATGAACGTCTTCATGTTCTACGCGCCCGTCCTCTTCAAGACCGTTGGGTTTGGGAGCAATGCCTCTCTTATGTCCGCTGTCATCACCGGCTTTGTCAACTGCATCGCCACCTTAGTGTCCATTACCACTGTTGACAAAGTCGGCCGTCGTTTCTTGTTCATTGGAGGAGGTTTACAGATGTTGATAATGCAG TTTATAATCACTGCAGGCATAGCATGGAAGTTCGGGTTGAGTGGTAACCCGGGTCCATTGCCCAAGTGGTACGCGGGCGGCTTGGTGGCGTGTATCTGCGTATATGTGGCTGGGTTCGCATGGTCATGGGGGCCCCTGGGCTGGCTTGTGCCCAGCGAGATCTTCCCCTTGGAAATCCGGTCCGCGGCCCAGAGCATCAATGTCGCAGTTAACATGATCTTCACCTTCTTCGTGGCCCAGATTTTCACATGGATGCTCTGCCACTTAAAGTTCggcctcttcatcttctttgCCGTGTGGGTCATCATCATGACCGCGTTCATCTGCATGCTCCTACCTGAGACGAAGGGTGTCCCAATCGAGGAGATGCAGCAGGTGTGGAGGAGCCACCCCTACTGGAAAAAGTACGTATGCAACGATGAAACTGCGGATCTTACTAAGAACAAGAAGGAATCCACCGTTTaa